In Sphingobacteriaceae bacterium, the following proteins share a genomic window:
- a CDS encoding glycosyl transferase family 2: MQLSVIIVNYNVKHFLEQCLFSVFKALKNIEAEVFVVDNNSVDGSITLIREKFPNVILIQNKNNAGFSVANNQAIKVAKGKYVLLLNPDTVVQEDVFEKTLAFMDAHPDAGGLGIKMLDGKGTFLPESKRGLPTPAVAFYKIFGLARLFPKSQKFGQYHLTYLDKTKNHQVDVLSGAFMLMRKEALDKVGLLDETFFMYGEDIDLSYRITQGGYKNYYFAESSIIHYKGESTKKSSVNYVIVFYKAMAIFAQKHFSQNNARLFNILIHFAIYLRAALAIAVRFVKQLFFPAIDFIIILIGLYYCKTIYEIRYKLYPNFYSREMLDLFFPIYTLIWMLFVYLSGGYDVPTSLRKIARGVLTGSAFILIIYSLLPEHYRFSRALILIGSIYTLLIYMVTRLIYHFLKIKRFKLGASRANARIAIIGSEQEFNRVNELLKETNINSEFIGFISTETNGVKNEAYIGQFSQIDEAIDIHALNEIIFCARDISSREIIDQMISLVTKGVEFKIAPPESLSIIGSNSIDTAGDLYVIDVNNVGRAENKRNKRFLDILVSLFLLLFFWVFIWFQKHKLNFIANIFKVLFGFYSWVGYGKGMRKDLPSLRPSVLTPADGLKGKLNNDRIHKSLLNYSKDYKTENDLQIIFLGISKLGR; this comes from the coding sequence CTGCAACTATCGGTCATTATAGTCAATTACAATGTAAAACACTTCCTAGAACAGTGTCTTTTTTCTGTATTTAAAGCTTTAAAAAACATTGAGGCTGAAGTGTTTGTAGTGGACAACAACTCCGTAGACGGCTCTATTACACTTATCCGCGAAAAATTTCCCAATGTAATCCTGATTCAAAATAAAAATAATGCCGGTTTTTCTGTAGCTAATAATCAGGCTATTAAAGTTGCTAAGGGTAAATATGTGTTATTACTAAATCCCGATACGGTTGTTCAGGAAGATGTCTTTGAGAAGACATTGGCCTTTATGGACGCTCATCCTGATGCGGGTGGCCTGGGAATTAAAATGCTGGATGGCAAAGGAACTTTTTTGCCGGAAAGTAAACGCGGTCTCCCTACCCCTGCCGTGGCCTTTTATAAAATTTTCGGACTGGCAAGACTTTTTCCCAAGTCGCAAAAATTTGGTCAATACCATTTAACTTACCTTGATAAAACAAAAAATCACCAGGTAGATGTACTGAGCGGAGCTTTTATGCTCATGAGAAAAGAAGCCCTGGATAAGGTTGGGCTGCTAGACGAAACTTTTTTTATGTACGGAGAGGACATTGACCTTTCTTACCGCATTACACAGGGCGGATACAAAAATTACTATTTCGCTGAGAGCAGCATCATTCACTACAAAGGGGAAAGTACAAAAAAGAGCAGCGTTAATTACGTGATTGTGTTTTACAAGGCCATGGCAATCTTCGCACAAAAACACTTTAGCCAGAATAACGCGCGCCTGTTCAATATTCTAATTCATTTCGCGATCTATTTGAGAGCCGCCCTGGCTATTGCTGTACGTTTTGTAAAACAATTATTTTTTCCGGCCATCGATTTTATTATTATTTTGATCGGACTTTATTATTGCAAAACAATTTATGAAATCCGGTATAAGCTTTATCCCAATTTTTATTCGCGGGAAATGCTGGATCTCTTTTTTCCCATATATACGCTCATTTGGATGCTTTTCGTTTATCTCAGTGGCGGTTATGATGTGCCTACAAGTCTGAGAAAAATTGCCCGGGGTGTTTTAACGGGGTCTGCTTTCATCCTGATTATCTATTCTTTACTTCCTGAACATTACCGTTTTTCAAGAGCATTGATTTTGATAGGATCAATTTACACGCTATTAATTTACATGGTAACGCGTCTTATTTACCACTTTCTCAAAATTAAACGCTTCAAATTAGGAGCGAGTCGCGCTAATGCCCGCATAGCTATCATTGGCAGCGAACAAGAATTTAATCGCGTTAACGAACTTTTAAAAGAAACGAATATAAACTCTGAATTTATTGGCTTTATAAGCACCGAGACAAATGGTGTAAAAAATGAAGCTTATATAGGCCAGTTCAGCCAAATTGACGAGGCAATTGATATTCACGCGCTTAATGAAATTATTTTTTGCGCGCGCGACATTTCTTCCCGTGAAATTATTGATCAGATGATAAGCCTTGTAACAAAAGGTGTGGAGTTTAAAATAGCTCCTCCTGAAAGCCTTTCCATCATTGGAAGTAACAGCATTGATACTGCGGGCGATCTGTATGTAATAGATGTAAATAATGTGGGACGTGCCGAAAACAAAAGGAATAAACGTTTCCTGGATATACTTGTTAGTCTTTTCCTGCTATTGTTTTTCTGGGTATTTATCTGGTTTCAAAAACATAAATTGAATTTCATAGCCAATATCTTTAAAGTGCTATTTGGTTTTTATTCGTGGGTAGGTTATGGAAAAGGAATGCGAAAAGATTTGCCTTCCTTGCGTCCTTCTGTTTTAACTCCTGCCGACGGTCTCAAAGGAAAACTCAACAACGACCGCATTCACAAGTCACTTCTGAATTATTCTAAAGATTATAAAACTGAAAACGATCTGCAAATTATTTTCCTTGGAATTTCAAAATTAGGGCGATAA
- a CDS encoding thiol:disulfide interchange protein, with amino-acid sequence MKKLILLFLFSFIYFASAFSQGKQYVTWTVSQKKISADEFELIFKAKIEPTWHLYSQIESKGADVPLPTLFEFEKSKNYKLVGKTIEPLPIEHSEPVWDGAVLRYFENSAVFTQKIKALTDKPFTIKGFIDGMACNDQQCQKFSPPFDFSFKIEGVTLAASVTASIAVEEKTDSIDVDSVQISEAKQDQIAVTETNAKDEKLKEAPQEKNNKTYWGLFIAGFLGGLFALLTPCVFPMIPMTVSFFTKQSKTKVAGIRNALIYSISIIVIYIALGLGVTLIFGADAMNNLATNVWFNLAFFVLLVVFAISFLGAFEITLPSGFVNKMDAKSDKGGLIGIFFMAFTLGLVSFSCTGPIIGTLLVQAASTGALAGPFFGMFGFSLALALPFGLFAAFPGWLNSLPKSGGWLNSVKVVLGFLELALAMKFLSNADLVVQAHIITREIFIVIWIVIFALLGAYLMGWFKLSHDSDIKHVSVGRLMLAIVAFSFTFYLVPGMWGAPLKLISGFPPADFYAESPDGVGRKNVGSGSDSQVDLPEHAHKGPNGIPSFDDYYVALAYAKKVNKPLMLDFTGWACVNCRKMEGQVWSDPSVKRRLSEDFVLVSLYVDDKKSLPAELQKEVVWSGSNRKLSTVGSRWSYLQNTKYQSSTQPQYWIIDSEENHFSDSTSYNPDIEKYIQWLDRGLEKFKAKK; translated from the coding sequence ATGAAAAAGTTAATACTTCTCTTTCTATTTAGTTTTATCTACTTTGCTAGTGCTTTTTCGCAAGGCAAACAATATGTTACCTGGACTGTTTCCCAGAAAAAAATCAGTGCAGACGAATTTGAATTAATTTTTAAGGCAAAAATTGAACCTACATGGCATCTTTACTCACAAATTGAGTCTAAAGGCGCTGATGTACCTCTTCCAACATTATTTGAATTTGAAAAATCTAAAAATTACAAACTTGTAGGTAAGACCATAGAACCTTTACCTATTGAGCATTCTGAACCCGTTTGGGATGGTGCCGTTTTGCGTTATTTTGAGAATAGTGCAGTTTTTACACAAAAAATAAAGGCACTAACAGATAAACCTTTTACCATAAAAGGATTTATAGATGGAATGGCTTGCAACGATCAACAGTGCCAAAAATTTTCTCCGCCTTTTGATTTTAGTTTTAAGATAGAAGGCGTTACTCTTGCAGCTTCTGTAACTGCAAGCATAGCCGTTGAAGAAAAAACTGATTCTATTGACGTTGATAGCGTCCAAATTTCAGAAGCGAAACAAGATCAAATCGCCGTTACTGAAACGAATGCTAAAGACGAGAAATTAAAAGAAGCTCCACAAGAAAAAAATAATAAAACTTACTGGGGTTTATTTATCGCAGGATTCCTTGGAGGTCTGTTCGCTCTACTTACTCCTTGTGTATTCCCCATGATTCCTATGACCGTAAGTTTTTTTACAAAGCAAAGTAAAACTAAAGTGGCAGGAATTCGTAATGCTTTAATTTATTCTATCTCGATTATCGTAATTTACATTGCATTAGGTTTAGGAGTCACACTTATTTTCGGCGCCGATGCTATGAATAATCTGGCAACTAATGTATGGTTTAACCTCGCATTTTTTGTCCTACTAGTTGTATTCGCAATTTCATTTTTAGGTGCATTTGAAATAACACTTCCTTCAGGATTCGTAAATAAGATGGATGCCAAATCAGATAAGGGCGGTTTAATTGGAATCTTTTTCATGGCTTTCACTTTAGGCCTTGTTTCTTTTTCCTGCACAGGACCCATCATTGGAACTCTTCTTGTACAGGCAGCTTCTACAGGTGCTTTAGCCGGGCCATTCTTCGGTATGTTTGGTTTCTCGCTGGCTCTTGCTTTACCGTTCGGTTTGTTTGCCGCTTTCCCCGGTTGGCTGAATTCACTTCCTAAATCGGGGGGCTGGTTAAATTCTGTAAAGGTAGTTTTGGGCTTTTTAGAGTTAGCGTTGGCTATGAAGTTTCTATCTAATGCAGATCTTGTTGTTCAGGCACACATCATAACAAGAGAAATTTTTATCGTTATATGGATTGTAATCTTTGCACTGCTTGGAGCTTACTTAATGGGTTGGTTCAAGTTGTCACACGACAGCGATATCAAGCATGTATCTGTAGGGCGATTAATGCTTGCAATAGTTGCATTCTCCTTCACCTTTTATCTCGTTCCAGGTATGTGGGGCGCGCCTCTTAAACTTATTAGCGGTTTCCCTCCTGCTGACTTCTATGCGGAATCTCCCGATGGTGTTGGGAGAAAAAACGTTGGATCAGGGAGTGATAGTCAGGTGGATTTACCAGAACATGCTCATAAAGGGCCAAACGGAATTCCCTCTTTTGACGATTACTATGTGGCACTCGCCTATGCTAAAAAAGTTAACAAGCCCCTAATGCTTGATTTTACAGGTTGGGCCTGTGTTAATTGCCGTAAAATGGAAGGCCAGGTTTGGAGCGATCCATCAGTAAAAAGAAGGCTTAGCGAAGATTTTGTGCTTGTTTCCCTTTACGTGGATGATAAAAAAAGCCTCCCCGCTGAACTGCAAAAAGAAGTTGTCTGGAGTGGTTCCAATCGCAAGTTAAGCACTGTTGGAAGCAGATGGAGTTATCTTCAAAACACCAAATACCAGTCGAGTACACAACCTCAATATTGGATCATTGATAGTGAGGAAAATCATTTCAGCGATTCAACCAGTTACAATCCGGATATTGAAAAATATATTCAATGGTTGGACAGAGGGCTTGAAAAGTTTAAGGCGAAAAAATAA
- a CDS encoding ferritin (cytoplasmic iron storage protein): MLSPKVSKALNKQIEVEGFSSQYYLSMASWAETQGLNGVSTFLYHHADEERLHMLKLIKFVNERGGHGVVPALKQPPVTFKSVKSVFEEILKHEMMVTGDINGLVDATLQEKDYTTHNFLQWYVSEQIEEEALARQIVDKLKLIGDDKGGLYFFDRDLESMASEVAAKDTDIRKKP; encoded by the coding sequence ATGTTATCTCCAAAGGTTAGTAAGGCTCTAAACAAGCAAATAGAAGTAGAAGGGTTTTCTTCTCAGTATTATCTTTCAATGGCTAGCTGGGCCGAGACTCAAGGCTTAAATGGTGTTTCTACATTTTTATACCACCATGCTGACGAAGAACGTCTTCACATGCTTAAGCTTATTAAGTTTGTAAACGAACGTGGCGGACACGGTGTTGTTCCTGCATTAAAACAACCTCCGGTAACTTTTAAATCGGTGAAATCTGTTTTTGAAGAAATTCTGAAACATGAAATGATGGTAACAGGCGACATCAATGGATTGGTAGATGCTACTTTACAGGAAAAAGATTATACAACTCACAACTTCCTTCAGTGGTACGTAAGCGAACAAATTGAAGAGGAAGCTTTAGCAAGACAAATCGTTGATAAACTAAAATTGATTGGCGACGATAAGGGAGGGTTATACTTCTTTGACAGAGATCTTGAAAGTATGGCCAGTGAAGTTGCGGCTAAGGATACAGATATCAGAAAAAAACCTTAA
- a CDS encoding septum formation initiator → MFLFKVLKNKYFLTVVALIVWIVFFDKNDVFTQYELIQKCHKLEKDKNYYLAEIENNKENLNELRTNKKSLETFSREKYLMKKENEDVFVFVTK, encoded by the coding sequence ATGTTTTTATTTAAAGTCCTCAAAAATAAATATTTTTTAACGGTGGTTGCGCTCATTGTGTGGATTGTTTTTTTTGACAAGAACGATGTATTTACACAATACGAGTTAATTCAAAAATGTCACAAGCTCGAGAAAGACAAAAATTATTACCTCGCTGAAATTGAGAATAATAAGGAAAATCTTAATGAGTTGAGAACCAATAAAAAAAGTCTTGAGACTTTTTCGAGAGAGAAGTACTTAATGAAAAAAGAAAACGAAGACGTTTTCGTCTTCGTTACCAAATAA
- the glmS gene encoding glutamine--fructose-6-phosphate transaminase (isomerizing), which yields MCGIVAYIGKREAYPILIKGLSRLEYRGYDSAGVALIDKGGDLNVYKRKGKVSELIAFAKDKDISGTIGIGHTRWATHGEPNDVNSHPHYSQSKNLVMIHNGIIENYAAIKERLTKRGHTFESQTDTEVLIHLIEDIQKHEGVKMGHAVQAALKQVIGAYAIAVLDKNDPDTIVAAKKGSPMVIGIGSDEFFIASDASPIIEYTKNVVYLDDEQVAIIRRGQELKIRNLKDKEITPYVQELTVELESIEKGGYDHFMLKEIYEQPRSVLDSMRGRLMADLGEVRMGGIDDHEKKFEKAKRIIFIACGTSWHAGLVAEYLFEEFARVPVEVEYASEFRYRNPIIYEDDIVIAISQSGETADTLAAVELAKSKGATVLGICNVVGSSIARATHGGSYTHAGPEIGVASTKAFTAQVTVLTCMALQMGKIRGTLTESRYRQLLYEMDAIPAKIEEVLKLNDKLREIAYVYKDSRNALYLGRGVSFPVALEGALKLKEISYIHAEGYPAAEMKHGPIALIDDEMPVFVIATKGSNYEKVVSNIQEVKARKGKITAIVTSGDKEVKAMADYVIEIPETDEFLVPLISVIPLQLLSYHIAVMRGCNVDQPRNLAKSVTVE from the coding sequence ATGTGCGGAATAGTAGCATACATTGGTAAAAGAGAAGCGTATCCCATTTTGATAAAAGGCTTATCAAGATTGGAATATCGTGGATACGACAGTGCCGGAGTGGCGCTAATTGACAAAGGCGGAGACTTGAATGTTTACAAACGAAAAGGAAAAGTAAGTGAATTAATAGCTTTTGCAAAAGATAAAGATATTAGTGGTACAATTGGAATTGGCCACACCCGCTGGGCTACGCACGGTGAACCAAACGATGTGAATTCTCACCCACATTATTCCCAAAGTAAGAACCTGGTTATGATTCACAATGGTATCATTGAGAATTATGCAGCGATAAAAGAACGTCTCACAAAACGTGGACATACATTCGAGTCGCAAACAGACACCGAAGTATTAATCCATTTAATAGAAGATATTCAAAAACATGAAGGTGTAAAAATGGGACATGCTGTACAAGCAGCATTAAAACAGGTTATTGGGGCTTATGCGATTGCAGTTTTAGATAAAAACGATCCGGACACAATTGTAGCGGCTAAAAAGGGAAGTCCTATGGTAATAGGTATTGGCAGTGATGAATTTTTTATCGCTTCAGACGCCTCTCCAATTATCGAATACACAAAAAATGTAGTTTACCTGGATGACGAACAAGTAGCTATTATTCGCAGAGGCCAGGAATTAAAAATACGGAATTTAAAAGACAAAGAAATTACGCCTTACGTTCAGGAGTTGACTGTAGAGTTAGAATCTATTGAAAAAGGCGGATATGATCACTTCATGCTAAAAGAAATCTACGAACAGCCACGTTCAGTTTTGGATAGTATGAGAGGGCGTTTAATGGCAGATCTGGGTGAAGTGAGAATGGGTGGTATAGATGATCATGAAAAGAAGTTTGAAAAAGCAAAACGTATCATTTTCATTGCTTGCGGAACTTCATGGCATGCCGGCTTGGTAGCGGAATATTTATTTGAAGAATTTGCGCGTGTTCCTGTTGAAGTAGAATATGCTTCTGAGTTCAGGTACCGGAACCCGATCATTTATGAAGATGATATCGTCATAGCTATATCGCAAAGTGGTGAAACGGCAGATACACTGGCGGCTGTAGAGCTTGCTAAATCAAAAGGAGCAACTGTATTGGGAATTTGTAATGTGGTAGGTTCTTCTATTGCCCGTGCTACACATGGTGGTAGCTATACTCATGCTGGTCCGGAAATTGGTGTTGCATCTACTAAAGCATTTACAGCGCAGGTAACTGTGTTAACTTGTATGGCTTTGCAAATGGGCAAAATCAGAGGCACACTTACAGAAAGCCGTTACAGACAATTGTTGTATGAGATGGATGCGATTCCTGCAAAGATCGAAGAAGTACTAAAGTTGAACGACAAGTTGCGTGAGATTGCTTATGTATACAAAGACAGTCGCAATGCTTTATATTTAGGTCGCGGAGTTTCTTTTCCAGTGGCACTTGAAGGCGCGTTAAAATTAAAAGAGATCTCTTACATCCACGCAGAAGGCTATCCGGCTGCCGAAATGAAACATGGCCCTATTGCTTTGATAGATGATGAAATGCCGGTTTTTGTTATTGCAACCAAAGGAAGCAACTACGAGAAGGTTGTGAGTAATATTCAGGAGGTAAAAGCGCGTAAAGGAAAGATTACAGCTATTGTAACTTCTGGTGATAAGGAAGTGAAAGCGATGGCAGATTATGTCATTGAAATTCCTGAAACCGACGAATTCCTTGTGCCTTTAATTTCTGTAATCCCTCTTCAGTTATTATCTTATCATATAGCTGTTATGCGAGGCTGCAACGTGGATCAGCCTAGAAATTTGGCGAAAAGTGTAACGGTTGAATAA
- a CDS encoding pseudouridylate synthase has product MSKFSSRPDSGKGRSGSRSDKRPRRTTDTEEKKEYKAKRSFTKNKSFRDTKDAGGDRPRKSFSGSDERKPFKKDFGGEKSYGDKPKRSFGDRDDKKSFGKERYSDKPKRVFGDKDERPKKSFGDRDDKKSFGKDSYSEKPKREFKERKSFNDRDDKGSFGKDQFSERPRRDFKERDERKSSRDGDERPRRDFDERSSRSEDVRPRRKSEDVSDKKSYKKTIKTKDDKFAGFKKATGKYANSPDRSDRGDKPVKRRLTKPRKADEGEFTKRVKHDEFEEGKAFTPQASREKFGDKRSKKPAPVAKQTGADGLIRLNKYLSNAGVASRRDADNLIISGAVKVNGVVVDQVGTKVSPTDKITYGDAAVRAERKVYLLLNKPKDYITTVDDPKERKTVMELVKGACRERIYPVGRLDRNTTGLLLFTNDGEMTTKLTHPKHGVKKIYQVSLNKGLKPEDFKMISEGLELEDGIVKADDLAFVGEGKKEVGIEIHSGRNRIVRRIFEHLGYDVLKLDRVVFAGLTKKDLPRGKHRFLTAKEISFLQMIG; this is encoded by the coding sequence ATGAGTAAATTCAGTAGCAGACCCGATTCGGGAAAAGGAAGATCCGGCTCCCGTAGCGATAAAAGACCACGTAGAACAACAGATACGGAAGAAAAAAAAGAATATAAAGCAAAACGTTCTTTTACCAAGAACAAAAGCTTCAGAGATACTAAAGACGCAGGCGGCGACAGACCGCGTAAATCATTTTCAGGAAGCGACGAGCGCAAGCCTTTTAAAAAGGATTTTGGCGGTGAAAAATCTTATGGTGATAAACCTAAAAGGTCTTTCGGAGACCGGGACGATAAAAAGTCTTTCGGAAAAGAACGCTATAGCGACAAACCTAAAAGAGTTTTTGGTGATAAAGACGAAAGGCCTAAAAAATCTTTCGGGGATCGTGATGACAAAAAATCCTTCGGAAAAGATAGTTACAGCGAAAAACCAAAAAGAGAATTTAAAGAAAGAAAATCTTTTAATGACAGAGATGATAAAGGTTCTTTCGGGAAGGACCAATTTAGTGAACGGCCACGTCGTGATTTTAAAGAGAGAGACGAACGCAAATCTTCCCGTGATGGAGATGAAAGACCAAGAAGAGACTTTGACGAAAGATCATCACGCAGTGAAGATGTTCGCCCGCGAAGAAAGTCAGAAGATGTAAGCGATAAAAAATCTTACAAAAAAACCATTAAAACAAAAGACGATAAGTTTGCAGGCTTTAAAAAAGCAACAGGTAAGTATGCTAACTCTCCCGATAGATCTGACCGAGGCGATAAACCTGTAAAGAGACGATTAACGAAACCCCGCAAAGCAGACGAAGGCGAATTTACCAAACGCGTAAAACACGATGAATTTGAAGAGGGAAAAGCATTTACGCCGCAAGCTTCACGCGAAAAATTCGGAGACAAACGTTCTAAGAAACCAGCGCCTGTTGCAAAACAAACGGGGGCAGATGGATTAATCCGATTAAATAAATATTTATCCAATGCAGGGGTAGCTTCCCGTCGCGATGCAGATAATTTAATTATCAGTGGCGCAGTTAAAGTAAATGGTGTGGTAGTAGATCAAGTAGGAACAAAAGTAAGTCCGACTGATAAAATTACCTATGGCGATGCCGCTGTTAGAGCAGAGCGTAAAGTTTATTTGCTTCTGAACAAACCGAAAGATTACATCACAACCGTTGACGATCCTAAAGAACGTAAAACGGTAATGGAGTTGGTAAAAGGCGCCTGCAGAGAGCGAATATACCCGGTTGGTCGCTTAGACCGCAACACAACGGGTCTTTTATTGTTTACAAATGATGGTGAGATGACAACGAAATTGACGCATCCCAAACATGGTGTCAAAAAAATATATCAGGTAAGCTTAAATAAAGGGCTTAAACCTGAAGATTTTAAAATGATCTCAGAAGGATTGGAATTGGAAGACGGGATCGTAAAAGCAGATGATTTAGCTTTTGTAGGAGAAGGAAAAAAAGAAGTTGGTATTGAAATTCACAGCGGCAGAAACCGTATTGTAAGACGAATTTTCGAACACCTTGGTTATGATGTTTTGAAGCTTGACCGGGTTGTTTTTGCCGGACTTACAAAAAAGGATCTTCCCCGCGGAAAGCACCGCTTTTTAACGGCTAAAGAGATCAGCTTTTTACAAATGATTGGATAA
- a CDS encoding YraN family protein yields the protein MENKSQKQGREGEILARNYLLKQGYDVLELNWRYKKLEIDIIAKKEETIVFVEVKTRKNNTFGEPELFVTKQKQNFIISAANQYLVEKNIDLESRFDIIAVIQLNNNKTVKHLEGAFYPLIK from the coding sequence ATGGAAAATAAATCTCAAAAGCAGGGGCGGGAGGGCGAAATTCTGGCCAGAAACTATCTTCTCAAACAGGGGTACGATGTGTTGGAATTAAACTGGCGGTATAAAAAACTTGAAATAGATATCATCGCCAAAAAAGAAGAAACCATCGTGTTTGTTGAGGTTAAGACCAGGAAAAACAATACCTTTGGTGAGCCGGAATTGTTTGTTACCAAACAAAAACAGAACTTTATAATAAGCGCCGCCAATCAATATCTTGTCGAAAAAAATATTGACCTAGAGTCAAGATTCGATATAATTGCGGTTATTCAGCTTAATAACAATAAAACTGTAAAACATTTGGAGGGAGCTTTTTATCCGCTAATTAAGTAA
- a CDS encoding asparagine synthetase B encodes MRKILFLFLFFVVGLRAFASYIVIPMDESQKNHLKAYGLAYWALKGELEIHWLLNYRGGSFMIPNVKAVANECLIRGISYETISDAQSSSILADIGNPEINQDAVKLEKAPRIAVYSPKGKQPWDDAVTLVLKYAEIPYDVIYDEEIFLEKLKDYDWLHLHHEDFTGQFGKFYGSFHNAAWYQAEVSDNEAMAKKLGFTKVSLMKLHSAKRIKDFVFNGGFLFAMCSATDSYDIALAAEGIDICESIFDHDPADKNANSKLDYSKGFAFEDYKLSMNPMEYEYSTIDTYSSRNQYGPTQKTDLFTLFEFSAKWDPVPTMLCQNHATTIQGFWGQTAAFNKQYIKKNVLIMGETKAYNEARYIHGDLGKGTWTFYSGHDPEDYQHRVEEPPTDLSLHPNSPGYRLILNNILFPAAKKKKQKT; translated from the coding sequence ATGAGAAAAATTCTTTTCCTGTTTTTATTCTTTGTTGTCGGTCTCAGAGCTTTTGCCTCATACATAGTTATACCTATGGACGAGTCGCAGAAAAACCACCTGAAAGCTTATGGTTTGGCCTATTGGGCACTTAAAGGAGAACTCGAGATCCATTGGCTTTTAAATTATCGCGGCGGCAGCTTTATGATACCAAATGTGAAGGCAGTAGCGAATGAGTGTTTGATACGGGGAATTAGCTACGAAACAATTTCAGACGCACAAAGTAGCTCGATTTTAGCCGACATTGGAAATCCGGAGATAAATCAGGATGCTGTTAAATTAGAGAAGGCTCCACGTATAGCAGTGTATTCCCCAAAAGGTAAGCAACCCTGGGACGATGCAGTAACCTTGGTTTTAAAGTACGCTGAAATTCCTTACGATGTTATTTATGACGAAGAAATTTTTCTCGAGAAATTAAAAGATTACGATTGGTTGCATTTACATCACGAAGATTTTACAGGGCAATTTGGAAAGTTTTATGGTTCATTTCACAATGCTGCCTGGTATCAAGCTGAGGTGAGCGATAACGAAGCAATGGCAAAAAAACTTGGATTTACTAAAGTTTCATTAATGAAATTGCATAGTGCAAAGCGCATAAAAGACTTTGTATTTAACGGTGGATTTTTATTTGCGATGTGCAGTGCTACCGATAGCTACGATATAGCCCTAGCCGCAGAAGGAATTGATATTTGCGAAAGTATTTTCGACCACGATCCTGCCGATAAAAATGCAAACAGCAAATTAGATTACAGCAAAGGTTTTGCCTTTGAAGATTATAAGTTAAGTATGAATCCAATGGAGTATGAATACTCCACTATTGATACTTATTCCTCAAGAAATCAATATGGGCCTACACAAAAAACCGACCTTTTTACCTTGTTTGAATTTTCTGCAAAATGGGATCCTGTTCCTACAATGCTTTGCCAGAATCATGCAACTACGATTCAAGGGTTCTGGGGACAAACTGCGGCCTTCAACAAACAATACATTAAGAAGAACGTTCTGATTATGGGCGAAACAAAGGCCTATAATGAGGCAAGATATATTCATGGAGATCTAGGCAAAGGCACCTGGACCTTTTACAGTGGTCATGACCCTGAAGACTATCAACACAGGGTAGAAGAGCCGCCTACAGACTTGTCACTGCATCCAAACTCTCCAGGATACAGGTTGATTTTGAATAATATTTTATTTCCTGCCGCTAAGAAAAAGAAACAAAAAACGTAA